Genomic window (Magnolia sinica isolate HGM2019 chromosome 10, MsV1, whole genome shotgun sequence):
attttggatttaaGCATATGTTTATATTTTACCTTCGTCTGGATATGGTTGATCTTATCAACGGAGAAAAATACATTACAGACCTGCTTACAATAggtcttgagaagtttttaatgatggtgtTCAGTcattattgtttcttgtggtgttatTCACATGAGAATTTGATCTAGCTAATTTTTAAGACCGTGAGTTAAAATAGGCTAcataaacggatggacagcatggatatacaacacatcatcaaggtaagcTCCACAGTAATGCCCCGGCTACCACTTAATCTACTCTCAAAACTTTGCAGTAGGGTTTCATTTTATAAAAGCGGGCGCATcatttatgtatcttatccattgCGGTCCATCTGTTATTCTTCTGTACCATTTTAAAGAGTAtaaactcaaaattgaagcatacccaaAGCTGGAAGTAGATTACAATAGCAGAAACCGTGAGAATTGAATgtgtaccattgaaaactttcttagaggatatttgtgttttcctttcatccatgtcttgtcggccgttggatggcatgtaaacatagcTGTCGGCCGTTGGAAGGTTTCAATATTGGAtggtcattatccccattgttttctccaatatgatccacttgaactatggatatgGTTTAACtataggggtcgtttggcaccataaatttgggAGGATGTGAGGAGATTTGAGGGGAGTTCAAATCCCTtgatgtttggcaccataaagtaaggTGTTTCAAATTCCCCTCGGACTGAGAGTTTGAAATCCACTGTGAGAGCGTGGACTTCTAAAATCTTTCCAGGACTTGCAATTGGGCACATGAGCCACTAATGAtggattatcaattgcattagtataaattactttaatatgatgatcagtactatccaaacattatccatataaattaatggttaaaataGTTGGTTAGTCATTCGGACATGATTTTATGCTTGCGGCCAGTCCAAGTCttagaattttatcattttcggACAAAGCATATATTTGAAGTGGCTTATTAgaaccattatgtcaaacattaaattggagatattaaagttaattcagTAATTAAATTAAAGCGACTGTAATTATATCATGCAATAAATTCTAGCCTTTGATCAGGCGGTGTTAAAAATCCAATCAACAGCAAGAAATTCAGGCCCTCGCATCTGCAACCATTGATGACACTGGGGGAATTGAGCCAGCATCTTTTATTATCTAAAATTTCACATGTGCATGACTGTGGAGGATCATCGTCGGTCAAGTCCACAtgatatggacggtccagattcatcaaTTGAACAACAACGTCAACCATAGAGCAGCAACGAACCATGATTGTTTTGTCTCGTGACCGGTCAAGTTGGCCTCTGTAAATAAAGAGACATCTTGAACTGAAGAGAAGCAAAGCTTTTATCTGAATTCGTTTCTTGTGAGAGAAAAAAGAGTGAGGAAAGATGACCGTTATTGAGTCCGTTGTAGAGCTCCTCCTTGAAAAACTCGCTGACCCGATCATTCAAGAAGCTATTCTCTTATATAGGGTTCGTGAACAAGTCGAATTGCTTGTGGCAGAATTCAGGCGGATGCGATGTTTCTTGAAAGACGCAGACGCCAAACAAGAAGGAGATGAAAGAGTGAAGAACTGGGTGTGGGACGTGAGAGATGTTGCATACGATGCTGAGGACGTGATCGACACCTTTCTCTTCAAGGTAGCACCACCCTTGAGGCGAAGAGGATTTGTGGGCCATATTAGAAACGCTTTCACCCGCAAAGAGGTGACAGCTCGCCATAAGGTGGGCTTGGAGATCGAACGGATAAAGAATAAAATCCGTACCATCTCCGATAGTAGGTCGACTTACGGAATTGAAAATATAGGTCAGCAAGCAGGGACGAGCTCCGCCGGTCGAAGCCTCCGGGAGTGGAGGCTCACTTCTCCTCTTTCTCAAGAACCAGATTTTGTTGGCTTTGAGAAAGATATGGAGATAGTGGTGGCCCAATTGATGGAGGGGGAGTCGCGGCGTTGTGTTGTTTCAGTAGTCGGAATGGGTGGTCTCGGTAAAACCACTCTTATCAGGAAAGTTTATAATAGCACCCGTGTGAAGACACATTTTCACTTTTGTGAATGGATTTCTATATCACAAGAGTATAGTGTAAAAGATCTTCTTCAGAACATCATATACTGCCATATGGTGCTCTCAGAAGAGGATCTCAAGAAAGTGCAGAAAATGAACGTCTTTGAGCTGAGTCATAAAATTTCTTTGTATCTGCAAGAAAAGAGATACCTGATGGTATTAGATGATATATGGAAAATGGAAGCATGGGATGCTTTGAAGGATGCATTTCCGGATGTGAATAATGGCAGTAGGGTCGTGCTCACCACACGAAACAAAGGCGTAGCTTTATATGCAGATCCACTAAGCCAGCCCCATGAACTGCGATTTCTAACCAATGAAGAGAGCTGGGATTTGTTCTGTAAAAAAACATTAATCCTAGTACGAGATGGTGGTTGCCTGCAGGATTTAGAGAAGCTGGGAAGAGAGATTGTGGAAAAATGCCATGGTCTCCCTCTAGCGATCGCAGTCATTGGAGGGCTCTTATCAGTAAAGGAACCGAGGGAGTGGGAGAATGTACGCAAGAGCATCAGTTGGCAGTTTGTCAAGGGAGAAGTCAAAATCTCCCACATATTATCTTTGAGCTATAAAGATCTTCCCTATTATTTAAAACCATGTTTTCTCTATCTGGGCAATTTTCCAGAGGACCGTGAGTTCGGTGCCAAGGAGCTGATTCAAATGTGGGCTGCTGAAGGGTTTCTTCAACAGAGAGGGGAAGAAACATTAGAAGAGGTTGGAGATGATTGTCTAAAGGAGTTGATCCAGAGAAGCATGGTTCAGGTAGCAATAAGAAATTCAAGCGGGAATATTAAAAGTTGTTGCATCCACGATCTTTTACGAAATCTCGCCATATCAGAAGCCAAGGAAGGTATGTTTCTTCAAGTTCACAGTGGGAATGCAAATGTTCCTCTTGCATCTAGAGCCCGTCGAGTTGCAATTCACCATAACAACTCAAGTGAGTACACTTCCTTTAGCTCTTCCACTCCACACCTTCGTTCTGTGTTGATCTACAATGAAAGTGATGCATGGCTTCAAAGGAAAGAAGCGAAGTTTCTCTTTAGAAGCTTTAAGTTGCTTAGGGTGTTG
Coding sequences:
- the LOC131257673 gene encoding disease resistance protein RPP13-like; translation: MTVIESVVELLLEKLADPIIQEAILLYRVREQVELLVAEFRRMRCFLKDADAKQEGDERVKNWVWDVRDVAYDAEDVIDTFLFKVAPPLRRRGFVGHIRNAFTRKEVTARHKVGLEIERIKNKIRTISDSRSTYGIENIGQQAGTSSAGRSLREWRLTSPLSQEPDFVGFEKDMEIVVAQLMEGESRRCVVSVVGMGGLGKTTLIRKVYNSTRVKTHFHFCEWISISQEYSVKDLLQNIIYCHMVLSEEDLKKVQKMNVFELSHKISLYLQEKRYLMVLDDIWKMEAWDALKDAFPDVNNGSRVVLTTRNKGVALYADPLSQPHELRFLTNEESWDLFCKKTLILVRDGGCLQDLEKLGREIVEKCHGLPLAIAVIGGLLSVKEPREWENVRKSISWQFVKGEVKISHILSLSYKDLPYYLKPCFLYLGNFPEDREFGAKELIQMWAAEGFLQQRGEETLEEVGDDCLKELIQRSMVQVAIRNSSGNIKSCCIHDLLRNLAISEAKEGMFLQVHSGNANVPLASRARRVAIHHNNSSEYTSFSSSTPHLRSVLIYNESDAWLQRKEAKFLFRSFKLLRVLYIHGAYIKKLPKAIGKLIHLRYLGCAGTSLERLPSSIGNLPNLQTLFVASSYNIEVPDTIEKMQQLGHFQVKSTFNEKLVPCIVEIKGRPRLDRINSLQTLSLVRYGKWMEDGCLGKLTNLRKLGIWVDTKADAKVLYESIVNLDCLHSLKLQGNLAKLPDSSFFPTNLTKLTLKYSYLEEDPMAMLEKLKNLRILRLLNRSYIRKEMACSVQGFPRLESLHLRQLSHLEEWRVEEGAMPSLLHLNIGQCDELKKLPEGLQHVSTLNKLELWRMPDEFKARLEEDGGEDWYKIRHIPSIDISDRMI